A genomic region of Glycine max cultivar Williams 82 chromosome 15, Glycine_max_v4.0, whole genome shotgun sequence contains the following coding sequences:
- the LOC106796113 gene encoding uncharacterized protein codes for MLSLSQMQSQGLALPPEPDVGPSAARVSTKESCVDPSGNDLDTGDSYKCGLYIEEYPSRLVALGRVYEGSTTIHNIPLLHDQVKVSVEEIRDVDAPIPVPTKEVKVVGQALNTFLAWPTHLVKRLSEQGAVRPAKPADRPDDEVDDPLYLMTLTIPQLFLKPLQVMWDATLFGLFNENFPLYIKHEDLSEIAHGGQCLSISVIQLWILHMTETSMRAGNIDVYGFLEPQSIQRSGQSQFESENYIKNWMQNSKRDVYLGANLNGAHWQMVVILPKENVVIWFCSLHNKPDN; via the exons ATGTTATCCCTCAGCCaaatgcaatcacagggactcgCACTGCCTCCTGAACCTGATGTTGGTCCTTCAGctgctcgtgtcagcacaaaggagagttgtgttgatccctcagggaacgaTCTAGACACCGGTGACTCATACAAATGTGGGTTGTATATTGAAGAATATCCTTCTCGCCTGGTTGCCCtgggaagagtttatgagggatctaCAACAATTCACAACATTCCTTTGCTGCATGATCAAGTTAAGGTTAGTGTTGAGGAGATTAGAGATGTAGATGCTcccattcctgtacccactaaAGAGGTTAAGGTCGTGGGACAGGCTCTTAACacattccttgcttggccgacacatctagtcaagcgtttatcagaacag ggAGCTGTGAGACCCGCGAAACCTGCAGATAGGCCGGATgatgaggtcgatgatccgctatatctaatgacattgaccattCCACAGCTTTTTCTGAAGCCattgcaggttatgtgggatgctaccttgTTTGGCCTATTTAATGAAAACtttcccttgtacataaagcatgaagatctgtctgaaattgcacatggtggtcaatgtctcagcatatctgttatacagttgtggattct gcatatgactgagacaagtatgcgagctgGGAATatcgatgtgtatggattcctcgagccacagtctatCCAGAGATCTggccaatcacaatttgaatcagaaaattacattaagaactggatgcaaaattcaaaacgagatgtgtacctaggagccaACTTGAATGG tgcacattggcaaatggtcgtcattttgcctaaggaaaatgttgtcatttggttttgttcgttgcataataAGCCAGACAACTAA